One window of Neptuniibacter halophilus genomic DNA carries:
- a CDS encoding branched-chain amino acid ABC transporter permease, giving the protein MSIYLFEILNGVALGMIYFLMAAGLTIIFGMMNFVNFAHGSLYALGAYFCFQIIDWGGNYWVGLLVAPILVGLIALALERTLIRRLYAFDHPTQILITIGVMLVLREIILLLWGTVPKPITPPEALSGVLILGDFVYPYYRLFVITVTCVVGLLIWLMLDRTRFGIMIRAGSENAKMVSLLGLNSNLLFSATFVLGVALAGLGGALISPIRGADAFMGAEALGIAFVVVVIGGMGSFPGALAGAMVVGLVQSLSAGIWPEGTNIMIYAVMAMIILLRPNGLFGRA; this is encoded by the coding sequence ATGAGTATTTATCTGTTTGAAATTCTGAATGGCGTGGCGCTGGGGATGATCTACTTCCTCATGGCGGCAGGGCTGACCATTATTTTCGGAATGATGAATTTCGTTAACTTCGCCCACGGTTCGCTGTATGCGCTGGGGGCTTATTTCTGCTTCCAGATCATCGACTGGGGCGGTAACTACTGGGTGGGTCTGCTGGTCGCCCCGATTCTGGTCGGCCTGATCGCGCTGGCGCTGGAACGTACACTGATCCGCCGCCTGTATGCTTTTGATCATCCGACCCAGATCCTGATCACCATCGGCGTCATGCTGGTATTGCGTGAGATCATCCTGCTGCTCTGGGGTACGGTTCCAAAGCCGATTACGCCACCGGAAGCGCTCTCCGGGGTACTGATTCTTGGCGACTTTGTTTACCCGTACTACCGATTGTTCGTGATCACGGTGACCTGTGTTGTCGGCCTGCTGATCTGGCTGATGCTGGATCGTACCCGCTTCGGCATCATGATCCGGGCGGGTAGTGAAAACGCGAAAATGGTGTCCCTGCTGGGCCTTAACTCCAACCTGTTGTTCTCCGCCACGTTTGTACTCGGGGTTGCGCTGGCCGGGCTCGGCGGTGCGTTGATCTCGCCAATCCGTGGTGCGGATGCCTTTATGGGCGCTGAGGCACTGGGTATTGCTTTTGTGGTGGTCGTGATTGGCGGTATGGGCAGCTTCCCCGGCGCGCTGGCGGGGGCCATGGTGGTCGGTCTGGTGCAGAGCCTGTCTGCGGGCATCTGGCCGGAAGGCACCAACATCATGATCTATGCCGTGATGGCGATGATTATTCTACTGCGGCCTAACGGCCTGTTCGGGAGGGCATAA
- a CDS encoding ABC transporter substrate-binding protein — MHNKDNKDANMMKNKLSVVIAATLVSLTSTAQAAQEVGIYNVASMSGTFANFGHQGEKGARLAVETAAPIDGVNLKLVTVDTESNAGKASRKVKSIIAEDEGRYFVGSTLSSTALAVGKEVNRTGGVYMTGSGADEITGIECNKATFRWSAPTYGAVNASLRPLLDKYPEIKRIYSITPQYVFGDAMLENTKMVAEERGVELVGNSYHSLKEKEFSGYLTQAMAAKPDLLVLHNFGSQATATIQQAVNFGMKNRMKILLVWSNGLDQMRTLGSTVSDGLYFGSQYWHEDQNPANQELVKLAQEKLGETPTYPMAHYYQMSKLMIDSIRAVGNDPMKVRTHLEGLNYEGVTGKEVVRTADHQIEKSFYLLQGKGEAAMTDSSDFADIVATNKYFVAADKTGCNMGI, encoded by the coding sequence ATGCATAACAAAGATAATAAGGATGCCAACATGATGAAAAACAAGTTAAGCGTTGTAATCGCAGCTACCCTGGTTTCTCTTACTTCCACTGCTCAGGCAGCGCAGGAAGTCGGAATCTACAATGTTGCGAGTATGTCAGGAACCTTTGCCAACTTTGGTCATCAGGGTGAAAAAGGTGCCCGGCTGGCAGTTGAGACTGCAGCGCCGATTGATGGAGTCAATCTGAAACTGGTGACTGTCGATACCGAAAGTAATGCGGGTAAAGCCTCACGTAAGGTGAAGTCGATTATTGCGGAAGATGAGGGCCGCTACTTTGTCGGTTCCACACTCTCCTCGACAGCACTGGCCGTGGGTAAAGAGGTTAACCGGACCGGCGGTGTTTACATGACCGGCAGTGGTGCGGATGAGATCACCGGCATTGAGTGTAACAAAGCAACTTTCCGCTGGTCGGCGCCAACCTATGGCGCGGTTAATGCCAGCCTGCGTCCACTGCTGGACAAGTACCCTGAAATCAAGCGTATCTACAGTATCACCCCGCAGTATGTGTTTGGTGATGCGATGCTGGAAAACACCAAAATGGTGGCTGAGGAGCGTGGCGTAGAGCTGGTCGGCAACAGCTACCACTCGCTCAAAGAGAAAGAGTTCTCCGGCTACCTGACGCAGGCGATGGCGGCCAAGCCTGACCTGCTGGTACTGCATAACTTTGGTTCTCAGGCGACTGCAACCATCCAGCAGGCGGTGAACTTCGGCATGAAAAACCGCATGAAGATCCTGCTGGTGTGGAGTAACGGTCTGGACCAGATGCGTACACTGGGCTCAACCGTTTCCGATGGTCTCTATTTCGGCTCTCAGTACTGGCATGAAGATCAGAACCCGGCCAACCAGGAGCTGGTGAAGCTGGCTCAGGAAAAACTGGGTGAAACCCCGACCTACCCGATGGCGCACTACTATCAGATGTCCAAGCTGATGATCGATTCCATTCGTGCCGTGGGTAACGATCCGATGAAAGTGCGGACCCATCTGGAAGGCCTGAACTATGAAGGTGTCACCGGTAAAGAGGTGGTGCGCACCGCGGATCACCAGATCGAGAAAAGCTTCTACCTGCTGCAGGGTAAGGGGGAAGCTGCAATGACCGATTCCAGCGATTTTGCTGACATCGTGGCAACCAATAAATACTTTGTCGCAGCGGATAAAACCGGTTGCAACATGGGTATTTAA
- a CDS encoding ABC transporter substrate-binding protein has translation MEFTAKLGSTLLSLLLGLGLAGPVSANQELGVSARKADLRLGCLYPMTGPGNQNGRDAAIAIGMALEKIHRRDDGSPKLNVVVEDTRNKQFRASEIARQLIDQQQVQILCGVLNSGIALEISNLARATRTLFIGGGHASSQLTNGALHPWYFRVSNDSKQSMRAGARYLRELQQKHGWKTLAYIGPDYDYGHQIMRDMLAALDALQVEYSIVAEYYPKLLETDFSEYITALAEKQPDILISGHWGDDFVFFVRQANAEGLLEQTRIYGFEQVGGYYNLSRLGDDLPPGMVLAARHHINWPETAANKEFVETFHSRAGHYPSHTAQDAYSVIIAVAEAWKAASQKNVEGVRKALPGLSIPLPEDPPGYVSWIDPQTQQIMQAVAIGESMADDRYPPATRMLGNWQVFYPESRPPQSAPAAD, from the coding sequence ATGGAATTCACGGCCAAGCTCGGCAGCACCCTGCTGAGCCTGTTGTTAGGTCTCGGGCTGGCGGGCCCTGTTTCGGCGAATCAGGAGCTGGGTGTCTCGGCCCGGAAAGCGGATCTGCGGCTGGGTTGCCTCTACCCGATGACCGGGCCGGGCAACCAGAACGGACGCGATGCGGCGATCGCAATCGGCATGGCACTGGAGAAGATCCACCGGCGGGATGATGGTTCACCCAAACTGAATGTGGTGGTGGAAGATACCCGCAACAAACAGTTCAGGGCTTCGGAGATCGCCCGGCAATTGATCGATCAGCAGCAGGTGCAGATTCTCTGCGGTGTGCTCAACTCGGGTATTGCACTGGAGATCAGCAATCTGGCGCGGGCTACCCGGACCCTGTTTATCGGTGGTGGCCACGCCTCATCACAGCTCACCAACGGTGCACTTCACCCCTGGTATTTCCGGGTCAGTAACGACAGTAAACAGTCGATGCGAGCCGGTGCACGTTACCTGCGCGAGTTGCAGCAGAAACATGGCTGGAAAACGCTGGCCTATATCGGCCCGGATTATGATTACGGCCATCAGATTATGCGCGATATGCTGGCGGCACTGGATGCGCTGCAGGTGGAATACTCGATTGTGGCTGAGTACTACCCGAAACTGCTGGAAACCGATTTTTCCGAATACATCACCGCGCTGGCGGAGAAGCAGCCGGACATCCTGATCTCAGGTCACTGGGGGGATGATTTTGTATTCTTTGTACGTCAGGCGAATGCAGAAGGGCTCCTTGAGCAGACCCGAATTTACGGTTTTGAGCAGGTGGGGGGGTACTACAATCTCTCGCGGCTGGGGGATGATCTGCCGCCGGGCATGGTACTGGCGGCCAGACATCATATTAACTGGCCGGAGACTGCGGCGAATAAAGAGTTTGTCGAAACCTTTCACAGCCGGGCAGGCCATTACCCGTCGCATACCGCTCAGGACGCCTACTCGGTGATTATTGCCGTGGCTGAAGCCTGGAAGGCCGCGTCACAGAAGAATGTTGAAGGGGTGCGTAAAGCCCTGCCGGGGCTTTCTATTCCCTTGCCGGAAGATCCGCCGGGATATGTTTCCTGGATCGATCCGCAAACCCAGCAGATTATGCAGGCGGTGGCCATCGGTGAAAGCATGGCCGACGACCGCTACCCACCGGCGACCCGCATGCTGGGGAACTGGCAGGTGTTCTATCCTGAGTCCCGCCCCCCTCAGTCTGCGCCGGCGGCAGACTAA
- a CDS encoding sigma-54-dependent transcriptional regulator yields MNKGLILIVDDEQRLVRSMQMVLEAEGYSVAMAYTGQDGINKVLELDPELLLLDLRLPDLSGLEVLKQLRQMHKTTPVIMLSAHGDIKVAVDAVKSGAYDFISKPFDINELKILISRCLERQRLDSEVNYYREKELNSSLIGQSEGMVKMQDQIGRVAASSAKTILLQGESGTGKTAIAREIHNLSELSAGPFIEVNCASLPEQLLEAELFGAEKGAYTGADKKRAGLVELASDGTLFLDEIGEVDLSIQAKLLTFLESHSYRPVGGGREHKANVRVIAATNLDLEQAVQEGQFRSDLYYRLNVMPIAIPSLQQRDQDIPLLLEHFALTMAANEGVKPVLMTDPVRARLQSYAWPGNIRELKNLMERLTILYPGEEIELDMLPPEMRASDSGDLPVAVAAEEITIEDQLANKERSIILQALSDVGGRKGLAAEKLGISRHAFKRRLQKLGID; encoded by the coding sequence ATGAATAAGGGTTTGATTCTTATTGTAGATGATGAGCAGCGACTGGTTCGCTCCATGCAGATGGTACTGGAAGCGGAAGGCTACAGCGTAGCGATGGCCTATACCGGTCAGGACGGAATAAACAAAGTACTGGAGCTGGACCCGGAGCTGCTGTTGCTGGATCTGCGTCTGCCGGATCTGAGCGGGCTCGAAGTGCTGAAACAGTTGCGACAGATGCATAAAACCACCCCGGTAATCATGCTCTCGGCCCACGGTGATATCAAAGTGGCTGTGGATGCGGTGAAGAGCGGGGCGTATGACTTTATCTCTAAGCCGTTTGATATCAACGAGCTGAAAATTCTGATCAGTCGCTGTCTGGAGCGGCAGCGGCTGGATTCCGAGGTGAATTACTATCGGGAAAAAGAGCTGAACTCCTCTCTGATTGGCCAGAGCGAGGGGATGGTGAAAATGCAGGATCAGATCGGCCGGGTGGCGGCCAGTTCGGCAAAAACCATCCTCCTGCAGGGAGAATCAGGCACCGGTAAAACGGCGATCGCGCGGGAGATTCATAACCTCTCAGAACTGTCTGCCGGGCCTTTTATCGAGGTGAACTGTGCCTCCCTGCCGGAGCAGTTACTCGAAGCAGAACTGTTCGGTGCCGAAAAGGGCGCCTATACCGGTGCCGACAAAAAACGCGCCGGTCTGGTCGAACTGGCCAGCGATGGCACGCTGTTTCTGGACGAGATCGGCGAAGTGGATCTGTCGATTCAGGCGAAGTTGCTGACCTTTCTGGAGAGCCACAGTTACCGGCCGGTGGGCGGAGGACGTGAGCATAAAGCCAATGTCCGGGTGATTGCCGCGACCAATCTCGATCTGGAGCAGGCGGTGCAGGAGGGGCAGTTCCGCTCGGACCTTTACTACCGCTTGAACGTGATGCCGATTGCAATACCTTCACTGCAGCAACGTGATCAGGATATCCCTCTGCTGCTGGAACACTTTGCCCTGACCATGGCGGCAAACGAAGGGGTTAAGCCGGTGCTGATGACCGATCCGGTCCGTGCCCGGTTACAGTCCTATGCCTGGCCGGGCAATATTCGTGAGCTGAAAAATCTGATGGAGCGGCTGACCATTCTCTATCCGGGCGAAGAGATCGAGCTGGATATGCTGCCGCCGGAGATGCGTGCCTCGGATTCGGGGGATCTGCCGGTCGCGGTGGCCGCGGAGGAGATCACCATTGAAGATCAACTGGCGAACAAAGAGCGCAGCATCATCCTGCAGGCGTTGAGCGATGTAGGTGGCCGGAAAGGGCTGGCGGCTGAAAAGCTGGGTATCTCCCGGCATGCGTTTAAGCGTCGTCTGCAGAAACTGGGGATCGACTGA
- a CDS encoding ATP-binding protein has protein sequence MPARGNIDRISFWKNSLIRRYFLFSLLIATLPLLVITWSYDRFTGQLLDSIEEQKAGYSINTSYLSVMGFLRNRQYELSSVIDLPGVDGLLAGDAGRPLPDSVYNLINFETDSPHIYGVLLFDRNWTLQHALPGQGAAGYPYWGEGEFDISLLPQVKLGDFLLIGPQLPSRGESGWFLLAHPINSSSLNQASPGYAALQIRLASITELLKPFGQIQTIKPYLLTPYGDAFNLLGEAVEVNDEALVSESVAPGWKIIGIKTGDLGDFTKDLSRSLIIAGTVPSILLVIFFFVNFAYRVKKRILPLIDGADMIAKGDLTHRITPTGHDEITLLAKTFNSMGRQLQDLIDSRISMEKKAVMGEFSAGIAHEIRNPLATMKVCVQSLSAGEHDPRAQEQLDMMLEEIDRINEVIEDLLDYARPMTPRLERVELAPLLSRIESLVGPLATRSDVELTLKSDPDAVILADSNQVLQVMMNLALNAIQAMPDGGRLLLRSYSQGECIYIVIEDSGLGMRPEQIEKATQPFFTTKSEGTGLGLAICARLMHLNQGFLSIKSILGKGTTVTLEFKPARSTDE, from the coding sequence ATGCCGGCCCGGGGCAACATCGACAGAATCAGTTTTTGGAAGAACAGCCTGATCCGCCGCTACTTTCTTTTCTCACTGCTGATCGCAACCTTACCTCTGCTGGTGATCACCTGGTCCTATGACCGCTTTACCGGACAACTGCTCGACAGTATTGAGGAGCAGAAGGCCGGCTATTCCATCAATACCTCCTACCTCAGTGTGATGGGGTTTCTGCGTAACCGGCAGTATGAACTCAGTTCGGTAATCGATCTGCCGGGGGTAGATGGGCTGCTTGCGGGGGATGCCGGCAGGCCTTTGCCCGACAGCGTTTACAACCTGATTAATTTTGAAACCGACAGTCCGCATATCTACGGTGTGCTGCTGTTTGACCGCAACTGGACGCTGCAACATGCGTTGCCGGGGCAGGGGGCAGCCGGTTACCCCTACTGGGGTGAAGGGGAGTTTGATATCTCCCTGCTGCCTCAGGTGAAACTGGGCGACTTTCTGCTGATTGGCCCGCAACTGCCGAGCCGGGGTGAATCCGGCTGGTTTCTGCTGGCACATCCGATTAACTCGTCGAGCCTGAATCAGGCTTCGCCGGGTTACGCAGCCCTGCAGATACGTCTGGCCAGTATCACCGAACTGCTGAAACCGTTTGGCCAGATTCAGACCATCAAACCCTACCTCCTGACCCCCTATGGTGATGCATTTAACCTGCTGGGTGAGGCGGTTGAAGTGAATGATGAGGCGCTGGTCAGCGAGAGTGTCGCACCGGGCTGGAAGATTATCGGTATCAAGACCGGTGATCTGGGCGACTTTACTAAGGATCTCTCCCGTTCGCTGATTATCGCGGGCACCGTGCCCTCGATCCTGCTGGTAATTTTCTTCTTTGTGAACTTTGCCTACCGGGTGAAAAAACGCATATTACCCCTCATCGACGGGGCCGATATGATCGCCAAAGGTGATCTGACCCACCGGATAACACCCACCGGGCATGATGAGATCACCTTGCTGGCCAAAACCTTCAACAGCATGGGGCGACAACTGCAGGATCTGATTGATTCCCGGATCAGCATGGAGAAAAAAGCGGTGATGGGGGAGTTTTCCGCCGGCATCGCCCACGAAATCCGAAACCCGCTGGCGACGATGAAGGTCTGCGTGCAGAGCCTGTCGGCGGGTGAGCACGATCCCCGTGCTCAGGAACAGCTCGATATGATGCTGGAAGAGATCGACCGGATTAATGAGGTCATAGAAGACCTGCTCGACTACGCCCGACCGATGACACCCCGTCTGGAACGGGTGGAGCTGGCCCCTCTGCTGAGCCGGATCGAATCACTGGTCGGCCCGCTGGCGACCCGCAGTGATGTGGAACTGACGCTTAAAAGTGACCCGGATGCGGTGATTCTGGCGGACAGCAATCAGGTGCTGCAGGTGATGATGAATCTGGCACTGAATGCGATTCAGGCGATGCCGGATGGTGGCCGGTTACTCCTGCGATCCTATTCGCAGGGGGAATGTATTTACATTGTGATCGAAGACAGCGGTCTGGGGATGCGTCCTGAACAGATCGAAAAAGCCACGCAGCCGTTCTTTACCACCAAGTCGGAAGGCACCGGTCTGGGGCTGGCGATCTGTGCCCGGTTGATGCACCTCAATCAGGGCTTTCTCTCGATCAAGAGTATCTTAGGTAAGGGCACCACGGTGACATTGGAATTTAAACCAGCGCGGAGTACAGATGAATAA
- a CDS encoding EAL domain-containing protein, whose product MSDQPHNPSLSQCELLRQLSFLKSLLHNLPDLVWMKDKSGVYMACNQVFERFFGASEAEILGKTDYDFVEAALADSFRENDKKAMAKGAASVNEEWITFASDGRRVLLETTKTPILGERGEVIGVLGIGHDITHRKQQEEAVRVSEERLKQAQALSKIGGWELDLEKNQLYWSEEVYRIFDLDPERFSPSYDAFLQAIHPEDRQLVSDAFEASLTEQHPYSISHRLLVHGQVKYVLEQGHTEYAEDGKPLRTRGTVQDVTQRVLNELELNRMKSLADQAVDGLYVIAAESGKIIDVNRAAHDCLDYSKEEMLRFHVWDVSTGVSSAAQWRAGSARLIARQGLPFEELHRHRDGRLIPVEVTVSYIAEPDGSYFIATVRDVSERKKTEQAILESSQRYEAVLASSKDGFWIVSKDSGALIEVNDTYCQMSGYNREELIGKKVWELDVKHTEAEARANEELLMRQGGVLFESEHQRADGSIWPVEVSISYSPIQGGQLFAFLRDISERKQVERRIQHMAYHDVLTGLPNRELLSDRLHQLILQSQRNQNLLAICYLDLDGFKPINDRYGHQTGDQLLIRFARRLQDELRESDTLARLGGDEFVLLLADLDTIYHAEEIIQRVLESIALPFDIENSRMHISASIGVTLYPHDQSDPDTLLRHADQAMYKAKESGKNTYTLFDPVADHKMHAYRQAISEFSQALAESQLVLHYQPRIDLQTGEVASVEALVRWQHPQRGLLPPREFLPMIEGSAIEVTLDEWVLRAALNQHMRWRRQGLLMPVSVNISPRHFKQAALPDYLQSLLTEFPPDITDYLELEVIETSALGNTSQVAEIMESCTRMGVKFSLDDFGTGYSSLTYFHRLPISILKIDRSFVRNMLNNPQDQDIVEGVVKLAEALKRPVVAEGVESIELGMMLLQLGCQQAQGFGIAKPMPAEAVPGWCQQFDDYNPWHQLQQGDAAIAGAYDLNVAIFSHRIWLDTVMGFVQSGSGEPPHCQQNDSCQFARWYQGIGLFRYGDHPGYHQLKEQHLAICSLAQELIRLVLHQRQPQAQSRLPQLQQMSHELVEMISKLAESEPSAVQS is encoded by the coding sequence ATGAGCGATCAACCTCACAATCCCTCTCTATCCCAGTGCGAGCTGCTGCGCCAGCTCAGTTTCCTTAAATCACTGCTGCATAATTTACCTGATCTGGTCTGGATGAAAGATAAGTCGGGTGTCTATATGGCCTGTAATCAGGTCTTTGAGCGCTTTTTTGGCGCGTCGGAGGCGGAGATTCTTGGCAAAACTGATTATGACTTTGTTGAAGCCGCGCTGGCGGATTCCTTCAGGGAGAATGATAAAAAGGCGATGGCCAAAGGCGCGGCGTCGGTCAATGAGGAGTGGATCACGTTTGCCTCCGACGGTCGCCGGGTGCTGCTGGAAACCACCAAAACCCCGATTCTGGGTGAGCGTGGTGAAGTGATTGGTGTGCTGGGGATCGGCCATGATATTACCCATCGCAAGCAGCAGGAGGAGGCGGTCAGGGTCAGTGAGGAGCGCCTCAAGCAGGCGCAGGCACTGTCAAAGATCGGGGGCTGGGAACTGGATCTGGAAAAGAACCAACTGTACTGGTCAGAAGAGGTGTACCGGATCTTTGATCTGGATCCGGAGCGATTCTCGCCCAGTTACGATGCCTTCCTGCAGGCGATCCACCCTGAAGACCGACAGCTTGTCAGTGATGCATTTGAAGCCTCGCTTACAGAGCAGCATCCCTATTCAATTTCGCACCGGTTACTGGTCCATGGCCAGGTGAAATATGTGCTGGAGCAGGGCCATACGGAATACGCCGAAGACGGTAAACCGCTGCGAACCCGCGGCACCGTACAGGATGTCACACAGCGGGTGCTGAACGAGCTGGAACTGAACCGGATGAAGAGCCTGGCGGATCAGGCGGTAGACGGGCTTTATGTGATCGCAGCCGAAAGTGGCAAGATTATCGATGTGAACCGGGCTGCCCATGATTGTCTGGATTACAGTAAAGAGGAGATGCTCCGGTTTCATGTCTGGGATGTCAGCACCGGGGTGAGTTCTGCTGCGCAATGGCGGGCCGGGAGTGCACGGCTGATTGCGCGTCAGGGGCTGCCTTTTGAAGAGCTGCACCGGCACCGGGATGGTCGCCTGATACCGGTAGAGGTGACCGTCAGTTACATCGCAGAACCGGATGGCAGTTATTTTATCGCGACGGTACGCGATGTCAGTGAGCGGAAAAAAACCGAGCAGGCCATTCTGGAAAGCAGCCAGCGTTATGAAGCGGTGCTGGCCAGCAGCAAAGATGGTTTCTGGATAGTGAGTAAAGACAGCGGTGCGCTGATTGAGGTGAACGATACCTACTGTCAGATGTCCGGCTACAACCGGGAGGAGCTGATCGGGAAGAAAGTCTGGGAGCTGGATGTAAAGCACACCGAAGCTGAGGCGCGGGCCAATGAGGAGCTGTTGATGAGGCAGGGAGGGGTGCTCTTCGAGTCTGAGCACCAGCGGGCCGATGGCAGTATCTGGCCGGTTGAAGTGTCGATCAGTTACTCACCGATTCAGGGCGGCCAGTTATTCGCCTTCCTGCGGGATATCAGCGAACGTAAGCAGGTGGAGCGGCGGATCCAGCATATGGCTTACCACGATGTTCTGACCGGCCTGCCGAACCGGGAATTGCTGTCAGATCGTTTGCACCAGTTAATACTGCAGTCACAGCGGAATCAGAATCTGCTGGCAATCTGTTATCTGGATCTGGATGGTTTCAAACCGATTAATGACCGTTACGGCCATCAAACCGGCGACCAGCTTCTGATCCGCTTTGCCCGGCGCTTACAGGATGAGTTACGCGAGAGCGATACGCTGGCACGGCTTGGCGGTGATGAGTTTGTGTTGCTGCTGGCAGATCTGGATACCATCTACCACGCCGAGGAGATCATTCAGCGGGTACTGGAATCGATCGCTCTGCCGTTCGATATTGAGAACTCCCGGATGCATATCTCCGCCAGTATCGGGGTCACGCTCTACCCCCATGATCAGTCTGATCCCGACACCCTGCTGCGGCATGCGGATCAGGCGATGTATAAGGCGAAGGAGAGCGGCAAAAACACCTACACCCTGTTCGACCCGGTGGCCGATCATAAGATGCACGCTTATCGGCAGGCGATCAGTGAGTTCAGTCAGGCGCTGGCTGAATCACAACTGGTTCTGCACTATCAGCCGCGGATCGATCTGCAAACCGGTGAAGTGGCTTCGGTTGAGGCGCTGGTACGCTGGCAACACCCGCAGCGGGGGTTGTTACCGCCAAGGGAGTTCCTGCCGATGATCGAAGGTTCAGCCATTGAGGTAACACTGGATGAGTGGGTGTTACGTGCGGCGCTGAATCAGCATATGCGCTGGCGCAGGCAAGGCTTGCTGATGCCGGTCAGCGTGAATATCAGCCCGCGTCACTTCAAACAGGCGGCGCTGCCAGATTACCTGCAGTCGCTGCTGACAGAGTTCCCGCCGGATATAACCGATTATCTGGAGTTGGAAGTGATCGAAACCAGCGCACTGGGGAATACCAGTCAGGTGGCGGAGATTATGGAATCCTGCACCCGGATGGGGGTTAAGTTTTCACTGGATGACTTCGGTACTGGCTACTCTTCGCTGACTTACTTCCACCGCCTGCCGATCAGCATTCTTAAAATCGATCGCAGCTTTGTCAGAAATATGCTCAACAATCCACAGGATCAGGATATTGTCGAAGGGGTGGTTAAACTGGCCGAAGCCCTGAAACGGCCGGTGGTTGCCGAAGGGGTTGAGAGCATTGAGCTGGGCATGATGCTGCTGCAACTGGGCTGTCAGCAGGCACAGGGCTTTGGTATTGCCAAACCGATGCCCGCAGAGGCGGTACCGGGCTGGTGTCAGCAGTTTGACGACTATAACCCCTGGCATCAGCTACAGCAGGGGGATGCCGCCATCGCCGGGGCGTATGATCTGAATGTGGCGATCTTCTCCCATCGGATCTGGTTGGATACCGTGATGGGCTTTGTGCAGAGTGGCAGTGGAGAGCCGCCTCACTGCCAGCAGAACGACAGTTGCCAGTTTGCCAGATGGTATCAGGGGATCGGCCTGTTTCGGTATGGCGATCATCCCGGATATCATCAACTGAAAGAGCAGCATCTGGCGATCTGTAGTCTGGCTCAGGAGCTGATCCGGCTTGTCCTGCATCAGCGCCAGCCACAGGCACAATCCCGCCTGCCGCAACTGCAACAGATGAGCCATGAACTGGTTGAGATGATCAGCAAACTGGCTGAATCCGAACCTTCTGCCGTCCAAAGCTGA
- a CDS encoding nuclease-related domain-containing protein, whose amino-acid sequence MDFSPVYDQLFGMLWYLIPLALFISLIKSPWFKGVVGEVIVNLAAKFFLDKQQYHLIKNVTLPTEEGTTQIDHIIVSRFGVFVIETKNMKGWIFGSVNQPYWTQQIYKHKSKFQNPLRQNYKHVKTLESALAIDPAGIHSLIVFVGDATFKTEMPANVTFVRGYIRYIKDKQNPVLSQAQVRLIIKQIERGRLERSVKTHIEHARHVQAIVEKKATDPSCPRCSSAMVLREVKKGQNTGQQFWGCSQFPKCRGSIKTSA is encoded by the coding sequence ATGGATTTTTCACCAGTCTACGATCAGCTTTTTGGCATGTTGTGGTATCTGATACCACTTGCTCTGTTTATCTCACTCATCAAGTCTCCCTGGTTCAAAGGGGTAGTGGGTGAAGTCATCGTTAACCTGGCTGCGAAGTTTTTCCTTGATAAGCAGCAGTACCATCTGATCAAAAACGTCACTCTGCCCACGGAAGAGGGTACAACCCAGATCGACCATATCATTGTCTCGCGCTTTGGCGTCTTTGTGATTGAAACCAAGAACATGAAAGGCTGGATTTTTGGCTCGGTTAACCAGCCCTACTGGACCCAGCAGATCTATAAGCACAAATCGAAGTTTCAGAATCCTCTGCGGCAGAACTATAAACATGTGAAGACGCTGGAATCAGCATTGGCGATTGATCCGGCCGGTATCCATTCCCTGATTGTGTTTGTGGGGGACGCTACTTTCAAGACGGAGATGCCGGCAAACGTGACCTTTGTCCGTGGTTATATCCGTTATATCAAAGACAAACAGAATCCGGTGCTTTCACAGGCTCAGGTCCGGCTGATCATCAAACAGATTGAACGAGGCCGGCTGGAACGTTCGGTTAAGACTCACATCGAGCATGCCCGTCATGTTCAGGCAATCGTGGAAAAGAAAGCCACTGATCCGAGTTGTCCCCGATGCAGCAGCGCAATGGTGTTGCGGGAGGTCAAAAAAGGGCAAAACACAGGTCAGCAATTCTGGGGATGCAGTCAGTTCCCTAAATGTCGGGGTAGTATTAAGACGAGCGCCTGA